One Ananas comosus cultivar F153 linkage group 1, ASM154086v1, whole genome shotgun sequence DNA window includes the following coding sequences:
- the LOC109712235 gene encoding protein XRI1-like isoform X2, whose protein sequence is MDCDENNGDHNEMWEWRGTEFDLQRDPLNDTSHCFWGEVNEDANDLFYMFNDQTPIKDCTDFDYQVSDAGGGISNKELECGEASQFKRRRMLQFTAENNETMDCSMMGEGLMQTVEWNSGDKYALSCEGLDQSSEGWFAKCLNESEANCCSEEMNNSMAPIDQVDVSEFHKVSPEIEADGAQENSIPVRPRVFKGRKSFIEAPTKLTTSIAYPFALIKPCGVHGDVTLNDINQWIHNPPSSKFKNKKDEESNSYPTSAFSGKPVVVKTKIRTDGGKGSITIMRTRG, encoded by the exons TGAGATGTGGGAATGGCGCGGTACAGAGTTCGATTTGCAGAGAGATCCATTGAATG ATACATCTCACTGCTTTTGGGGTGAAGTTAATGAAGATGCAAATGATCTTTTTTACATGTTCAATGATCAAACTCCCATAAAGGATTGTACAGATTTTGATTACCAAGTTTCAGATGCAGGGGgag GTATTAGCAACAAAGAGTTGGAGTGCGGAGAGGCTTCGCAATTTAAACGAAGGCGCATGCTGCAATTTACTGCTGAAAACAATGAG ACGATGGATTGCTCAATGATGGGAGAGGGGCTTATGCAGACTGTAGAATGGAATTCAG GTGATAAGTACGCTTTAAGTTGTGAAGGGCTGGATCAATCATCAGAAGGATGGTTTGCGAAATGCTTAAATGAAAGTGAAGCAAACTGCTGCTCTGAAGAAAT GAACAATTCTATGGCCCCAATTGACCAAGTTGATGTTTCTG AATTCCACAAAGTTTCACCTGAAATTGAAGCTGATGGGGCACAGGAGAACTCTATTCCGGTTCGTCCAAGAGTTTTCAAGG GCAGGAAATCTTTCATTGAAGCGCCAACAAAGTTAACCACATCAATTGCCTATCCTTTTGCGCTGATAAAACCATGCGGAGTTCATGGTGATGTCACTTTGAACGACATAAATCAGTGGATTCACAATCCACCATCGTCCAAATTCAAGAACAAAAAGGACGAAGAATCGAATTCGTATCCCACCTCGGCTTTTTCCGGGAAGCCTGTGGTGGTCAAAACTAAGATCCGCACTGATGGCGGAAAAGGCAGCATTACAATTATGAGGACAAGAGGTTga
- the LOC109712235 gene encoding protein XRI1-like isoform X3 produces MWEWRGTEFDLQRDPLNDTSHCFWGEVNEDANDLFYMFNDQTPIKDCTDFDYQVSDAGGGISNKELECGEASQFKRRRMLQFTAENNETMDCSMMGEGLMQTVEWNSGWNTEVAGDKYALSCEGLDQSSEGWFAKCLNESEANCCSEEMNNSMAPIDQVDVSEFHKVSPEIEADGAQENSIPVRPRVFKGRKSFIEAPTKLTTSIAYPFALIKPCGVHGDVTLNDINQWIHNPPSSKFKNKKDEESNSYPTSAFSGKPVVVKTKIRTDGGKGSITIMRTRG; encoded by the exons ATGTGGGAATGGCGCGGTACAGAGTTCGATTTGCAGAGAGATCCATTGAATG ATACATCTCACTGCTTTTGGGGTGAAGTTAATGAAGATGCAAATGATCTTTTTTACATGTTCAATGATCAAACTCCCATAAAGGATTGTACAGATTTTGATTACCAAGTTTCAGATGCAGGGGgag GTATTAGCAACAAAGAGTTGGAGTGCGGAGAGGCTTCGCAATTTAAACGAAGGCGCATGCTGCAATTTACTGCTGAAAACAATGAG ACGATGGATTGCTCAATGATGGGAGAGGGGCTTATGCAGACTGTAGAATGGAATTCAGGTTGGAACACAGAGGTTGCAG GTGATAAGTACGCTTTAAGTTGTGAAGGGCTGGATCAATCATCAGAAGGATGGTTTGCGAAATGCTTAAATGAAAGTGAAGCAAACTGCTGCTCTGAAGAAAT GAACAATTCTATGGCCCCAATTGACCAAGTTGATGTTTCTG AATTCCACAAAGTTTCACCTGAAATTGAAGCTGATGGGGCACAGGAGAACTCTATTCCGGTTCGTCCAAGAGTTTTCAAGG GCAGGAAATCTTTCATTGAAGCGCCAACAAAGTTAACCACATCAATTGCCTATCCTTTTGCGCTGATAAAACCATGCGGAGTTCATGGTGATGTCACTTTGAACGACATAAATCAGTGGATTCACAATCCACCATCGTCCAAATTCAAGAACAAAAAGGACGAAGAATCGAATTCGTATCCCACCTCGGCTTTTTCCGGGAAGCCTGTGGTGGTCAAAACTAAGATCCGCACTGATGGCGGAAAAGGCAGCATTACAATTATGAGGACAAGAGGTTga
- the LOC109712235 gene encoding protein XRI1-like isoform X1, translating to MDCDENNGDHNEMWEWRGTEFDLQRDPLNDTSHCFWGEVNEDANDLFYMFNDQTPIKDCTDFDYQVSDAGGGISNKELECGEASQFKRRRMLQFTAENNETMDCSMMGEGLMQTVEWNSGWNTEVAGDKYALSCEGLDQSSEGWFAKCLNESEANCCSEEMNNSMAPIDQVDVSEFHKVSPEIEADGAQENSIPVRPRVFKGRKSFIEAPTKLTTSIAYPFALIKPCGVHGDVTLNDINQWIHNPPSSKFKNKKDEESNSYPTSAFSGKPVVVKTKIRTDGGKGSITIMRTRG from the exons TGAGATGTGGGAATGGCGCGGTACAGAGTTCGATTTGCAGAGAGATCCATTGAATG ATACATCTCACTGCTTTTGGGGTGAAGTTAATGAAGATGCAAATGATCTTTTTTACATGTTCAATGATCAAACTCCCATAAAGGATTGTACAGATTTTGATTACCAAGTTTCAGATGCAGGGGgag GTATTAGCAACAAAGAGTTGGAGTGCGGAGAGGCTTCGCAATTTAAACGAAGGCGCATGCTGCAATTTACTGCTGAAAACAATGAG ACGATGGATTGCTCAATGATGGGAGAGGGGCTTATGCAGACTGTAGAATGGAATTCAGGTTGGAACACAGAGGTTGCAG GTGATAAGTACGCTTTAAGTTGTGAAGGGCTGGATCAATCATCAGAAGGATGGTTTGCGAAATGCTTAAATGAAAGTGAAGCAAACTGCTGCTCTGAAGAAAT GAACAATTCTATGGCCCCAATTGACCAAGTTGATGTTTCTG AATTCCACAAAGTTTCACCTGAAATTGAAGCTGATGGGGCACAGGAGAACTCTATTCCGGTTCGTCCAAGAGTTTTCAAGG GCAGGAAATCTTTCATTGAAGCGCCAACAAAGTTAACCACATCAATTGCCTATCCTTTTGCGCTGATAAAACCATGCGGAGTTCATGGTGATGTCACTTTGAACGACATAAATCAGTGGATTCACAATCCACCATCGTCCAAATTCAAGAACAAAAAGGACGAAGAATCGAATTCGTATCCCACCTCGGCTTTTTCCGGGAAGCCTGTGGTGGTCAAAACTAAGATCCGCACTGATGGCGGAAAAGGCAGCATTACAATTATGAGGACAAGAGGTTga